The proteins below are encoded in one region of Paramisgurnus dabryanus chromosome 2, PD_genome_1.1, whole genome shotgun sequence:
- the skor1a gene encoding SKI family transcriptional corepressor 1a isoform X9, translating to MESIPGQLSTGRDACSSPNSKQELQPYSGSSSLKPNQVSETVLYGVPIVSLVIDGQERLCLAQISNTLLKSYSYNEIHNRRVALGITCVQCTPVQLEILRRAGAMPISSRRCGMITKREAERLCKSFLGAHNPPKLPENFAFDVTHECAWGCRGSFIPARYNSSRAKCIKCTYCNMYFSPNKFIFHSHRTPESKYTQPDAANFNSWRRHLKLTEKSMSDDICHAWEDVKAMFNGGSRKRAMPGSGSEMSSPLKPQASSNITQTSSPDIPHKTLRCDDDRGGLGLTNSVRNYPVIPVPSKSFGMLQKIPPPIFPHPYSFPAFGLCQKKDDGVGEQNKTNVPGVFWPGAKDGLYPPFPMFWPTTASLPLSSYQPAQPKPHTELIGGRQTETEISESERGGNTSRDSLFDSERCSSSQSLRNDEDKSGDEARSTEGQPTTPRKISYISAFRPVIKDAESIAKLYGNRDAYSGAHTGHLSPDFVSESSSYRSVSPCVDSGEDPDIDVESNRLPEDEESIQLSVDDRSQSPVGEIALSSHNGHRNTPQPDDEQTSFSETAISDQKQNKLAAKKNDATVYHVYSHEKEGASLQSTLPCSDSKLPRNAAESNDSHTPHNSTKDECEPQKSRAGEISVGKDNSNDSALRSAENRFHFFEKDIENMAKEELQKQLLEQVELRKKLEREFQSLKGSNEEGTVLSRGDGPAAADCKRSSRRSSPFLLQNAHSTTLHRDLHLQATPFTTLTYSCIPGRHCSTAENFKNPIKEYHIRTMFGRFF from the exons ATGGAGTCAATACCCGGTCAGCTGTCTACAGGACGAGATGCCTGTTCTTCCCCCAACTCAAAGCAAGAACTGCAGCCTTATTCTGGAAGCAGTTCGCTAAAGCCAAATCAAGTGAGTGAAACTGTGCTGTATGGAGTCCCCATCGTCTCTTTGGTCATAGACGGTCAGGAAAGATTGTGTCTGGCGCAGATCTCCAACACTTTATTGAAGAGCTATAGCTACAATGAAATTCACAACAGACGCGTGGCTCTTGGAATTACCTGTGTACAGTGCACACCTGTGCAGCTGGAGATCCTGAGACGCGCGGGTGCCATGCCCATCTCCTCGCGTCGCTGTGGCATGATCACCAAACGCGAGGCCGAGCGCCTGTGCAAATCTTTCCTCGGAGCTCACAATCCTCCTAAATTACCCGAGAATTTTGCATTTGATGTTACGCACGAGTGCGCCTGGGGATGCAGAGGAAGCTTCATTCCAGCGAGGTACAACAGCTCCAGGGCGAAATGCATTAAGTGCACTTATTGCAATATGTATTTTTCGCCCAACAAATTTATATTTCATTCTCACCGCACACCCGAGTCTAAATACACACAGCCGGACGCAGCAAATTTTAATTCGTGGAGACGCCACCTAAAACTGACCGAAAAATCCATGTCTGATGACATTTGTCACGCGTGGGAGGATGTAAAGGCCATGTTCAACGGTGGGAGCCGAAAACGGGCAATGCCAGGGAGTGGATCGGAAATGTCATCCCCACTAAAACCACAGGCCTCCAGCAACATCACGCAGACCAGTTCCCCTGATATACCTCATAAAACTTTGCGCTGCGATGATGATCGTGGTGGCCTCGGCTTAACCAACAGTGTACGTAACTACCCGGTCATTCCCGTGCCCAGTAAAAGTTTTGGCATGCTGCAAAAAATCCCACCTCCAATTTTTCCACATCCGTATAGTTTCCCAGCATTTGGACTTTGTCAAAAGAAGGACGACGGAGTTGGTGAGCAAAATAAGACCAACGTACCTGGTGTGTTTTGGCCCGGGGCGAAGGACGGTCTCTATCCACCGTTTCCCATGTTTTGGCCCACTACAGCTAGTCTGCCGCTGTCATCCTACCAACCAGCACAACCAAAACCACACACTGAGCTCATAGGTGGGCGACAAACTGAAACGGAGATTTCAGAGAGCGAACGAGGTGGTAACACATCTAGAGACAGTCTGTTTGACAGCGAGCGTTGCTCCAGCTCACAGTCACTCAGAAACGACGAAGACAAATCTGGGGACGAGGCCAGGTCAACTGAGGGTCAACCAACCACCCCCAGAAAGATCAGCTATATTTCTGCTTTCAGGCCAGTGATTAAAGATGCAGAGAGTATAGCCAAGCTCTACGGAAACAGGGACGCGTATAGCGGAGCCCATACGGGCCATTTGTCACCAGACTTTGTAAGTGAGAGCTCCAGCTACAGATCTGTCTCTCCGTGTGTGGACAGTGGGGAAGATCCAGACATCGACGTCGAGTCCAATAGATTGCCAGAAGATGAGGAGTCTATTCAACTTTCCGTGGATGATCGTAGTCAAAGTCCCGTAGGGGAAATCGCTTTGAGCAGTCACAACGGGCACAGAAACACACCACAGCCAGACGATGAGCAAACCAGTTTCAGTGAAACAGCCATCTCTGATCAGAAGCAGAACAAGCTGGCTGCAAAGAAAAACGATGCCACTGTTTATCAT GTGTACTCTCATGAAAAGGAGGGCGCGTCTCTTCAGAGCACATTGCCTTGTTCAGATTCTAAACTTCCACGCAACGCAGCTGAATCAAacg ATTCACACACCCCACACAACAGTACAAAGGACGAATGTGAACCGCAAAAATCACGTGCAGGGGAAATTAGCGTTGGCAAAGATAACTCAA ACGACTCTGCATTGAGAAGTGCTGAAAACAGATTTCATTTTTTCGAGAAAGACATCGAGAATATGGCGAAAG AGGAGCTCCAAAAGCAGCTCTTGGAGCAAGTGGAgctaagaaaaaaactggaacGGGAATTTCAAAGTTTAAAAG GATCAAATGAAGAGGGAACTGTCTTATCGAGAGGAGATGGTCCAGCAGCTGCAGATTGTAAGAG AAGCTCACGACGCTCTTCACCATTTCTCCTGCAAAATGCTCACTCCACGACACTGCACAGGGACCTGCACCTTCAAGCCACCCCTTTTACCACCTTAACTTACAGCTGTATCCCGGGAAGGCATTGCAGTACAGCTGAAAACTTTAAAAATCCCATAAAGGAATATCACATTCGCACTATGTTTGGGAGGTTCTTTTAA
- the skor1a gene encoding SKI family transcriptional corepressor 1a isoform X2, which translates to MESIPGQLSTGRDACSSPNSKQELQPYSGSSSLKPNQVSETVLYGVPIVSLVIDGQERLCLAQISNTLLKSYSYNEIHNRRVALGITCVQCTPVQLEILRRAGAMPISSRRCGMITKREAERLCKSFLGAHNPPKLPENFAFDVTHECAWGCRGSFIPARYNSSRAKCIKCTYCNMYFSPNKFIFHSHRTPESKYTQPDAANFNSWRRHLKLTEKSMSDDICHAWEDVKAMFNGGSRKRAMPGSGSEMSSPLKPQASSNITQTSSPDIPHKTLRCDDDRGGLGLTNSVRNYPVIPVPSKSFGMLQKIPPPIFPHPYSFPAFGLCQKKDDGVGEQNKTNVPGVFWPGAKDGLYPPFPMFWPTTASLPLSSYQPAQPKPHTELIGGRQTETEISESERGGNTSRDSLFDSERCSSSQSLRNDEDKSGDEARSTEGQPTTPRKISYISAFRPVIKDAESIAKLYGNRDAYSGAHTGHLSPDFVSESSSYRSVSPCVDSGEDPDIDVESNRLPEDEESIQLSVDDRSQSPVGEIALSSHNGHRNTPQPDDEQTSFSETAISDQKQNKLAAKKNDATVYHVYSHEKEGASLQSTLPCSDSKLPRNAAESNDSHTPHNSTKDECEPQKSRAGEISVGKDNSNDSALRSAENRFHFFEKDIENMAKEELQKQLLEQVELRKKLEREFQSLKDNFQDQMKRELSYREEMVQQLQIKLTTLFTISPAKCSLHDTAQGPAPSSHPFYHLNLQLYPGKALQYS; encoded by the exons ATGGAGTCAATACCCGGTCAGCTGTCTACAGGACGAGATGCCTGTTCTTCCCCCAACTCAAAGCAAGAACTGCAGCCTTATTCTGGAAGCAGTTCGCTAAAGCCAAATCAAGTGAGTGAAACTGTGCTGTATGGAGTCCCCATCGTCTCTTTGGTCATAGACGGTCAGGAAAGATTGTGTCTGGCGCAGATCTCCAACACTTTATTGAAGAGCTATAGCTACAATGAAATTCACAACAGACGCGTGGCTCTTGGAATTACCTGTGTACAGTGCACACCTGTGCAGCTGGAGATCCTGAGACGCGCGGGTGCCATGCCCATCTCCTCGCGTCGCTGTGGCATGATCACCAAACGCGAGGCCGAGCGCCTGTGCAAATCTTTCCTCGGAGCTCACAATCCTCCTAAATTACCCGAGAATTTTGCATTTGATGTTACGCACGAGTGCGCCTGGGGATGCAGAGGAAGCTTCATTCCAGCGAGGTACAACAGCTCCAGGGCGAAATGCATTAAGTGCACTTATTGCAATATGTATTTTTCGCCCAACAAATTTATATTTCATTCTCACCGCACACCCGAGTCTAAATACACACAGCCGGACGCAGCAAATTTTAATTCGTGGAGACGCCACCTAAAACTGACCGAAAAATCCATGTCTGATGACATTTGTCACGCGTGGGAGGATGTAAAGGCCATGTTCAACGGTGGGAGCCGAAAACGGGCAATGCCAGGGAGTGGATCGGAAATGTCATCCCCACTAAAACCACAGGCCTCCAGCAACATCACGCAGACCAGTTCCCCTGATATACCTCATAAAACTTTGCGCTGCGATGATGATCGTGGTGGCCTCGGCTTAACCAACAGTGTACGTAACTACCCGGTCATTCCCGTGCCCAGTAAAAGTTTTGGCATGCTGCAAAAAATCCCACCTCCAATTTTTCCACATCCGTATAGTTTCCCAGCATTTGGACTTTGTCAAAAGAAGGACGACGGAGTTGGTGAGCAAAATAAGACCAACGTACCTGGTGTGTTTTGGCCCGGGGCGAAGGACGGTCTCTATCCACCGTTTCCCATGTTTTGGCCCACTACAGCTAGTCTGCCGCTGTCATCCTACCAACCAGCACAACCAAAACCACACACTGAGCTCATAGGTGGGCGACAAACTGAAACGGAGATTTCAGAGAGCGAACGAGGTGGTAACACATCTAGAGACAGTCTGTTTGACAGCGAGCGTTGCTCCAGCTCACAGTCACTCAGAAACGACGAAGACAAATCTGGGGACGAGGCCAGGTCAACTGAGGGTCAACCAACCACCCCCAGAAAGATCAGCTATATTTCTGCTTTCAGGCCAGTGATTAAAGATGCAGAGAGTATAGCCAAGCTCTACGGAAACAGGGACGCGTATAGCGGAGCCCATACGGGCCATTTGTCACCAGACTTTGTAAGTGAGAGCTCCAGCTACAGATCTGTCTCTCCGTGTGTGGACAGTGGGGAAGATCCAGACATCGACGTCGAGTCCAATAGATTGCCAGAAGATGAGGAGTCTATTCAACTTTCCGTGGATGATCGTAGTCAAAGTCCCGTAGGGGAAATCGCTTTGAGCAGTCACAACGGGCACAGAAACACACCACAGCCAGACGATGAGCAAACCAGTTTCAGTGAAACAGCCATCTCTGATCAGAAGCAGAACAAGCTGGCTGCAAAGAAAAACGATGCCACTGTTTATCAT GTGTACTCTCATGAAAAGGAGGGCGCGTCTCTTCAGAGCACATTGCCTTGTTCAGATTCTAAACTTCCACGCAACGCAGCTGAATCAAacg ATTCACACACCCCACACAACAGTACAAAGGACGAATGTGAACCGCAAAAATCACGTGCAGGGGAAATTAGCGTTGGCAAAGATAACTCAA ACGACTCTGCATTGAGAAGTGCTGAAAACAGATTTCATTTTTTCGAGAAAGACATCGAGAATATGGCGAAAG AGGAGCTCCAAAAGCAGCTCTTGGAGCAAGTGGAgctaagaaaaaaactggaacGGGAATTTCAAAGTTTAAAAG ATAATTTTCAGGATCAAATGAAGAGGGAACTGTCTTATCGAGAGGAGATGGTCCAGCAGCTGCAGATT AAGCTCACGACGCTCTTCACCATTTCTCCTGCAAAATGCTCACTCCACGACACTGCACAGGGACCTGCACCTTCAAGCCACCCCTTTTACCACCTTAACTTACAGCTGTATCCCGGGAAGGCATTGCAGTACAGCTGA
- the skor1a gene encoding SKI family transcriptional corepressor 1a isoform X10, giving the protein MESIPGQLSTGRDACSSPNSKQELQPYSGSSSLKPNQVSETVLYGVPIVSLVIDGQERLCLAQISNTLLKSYSYNEIHNRRVALGITCVQCTPVQLEILRRAGAMPISSRRCGMITKREAERLCKSFLGAHNPPKLPENFAFDVTHECAWGCRGSFIPARYNSSRAKCIKCTYCNMYFSPNKFIFHSHRTPESKYTQPDAANFNSWRRHLKLTEKSMSDDICHAWEDVKAMFNGGSRKRAMPGSGSEMSSPLKPQASSNITQTSSPDIPHKTLRCDDDRGGLGLTNSVRNYPVIPVPSKSFGMLQKIPPPIFPHPYSFPAFGLCQKKDDGVGEQNKTNVPGVFWPGAKDGLYPPFPMFWPTTASLPLSSYQPAQPKPHTELIGGRQTETEISESERGGNTSRDSLFDSERCSSSQSLRNDEDKSGDEARSTEGQPTTPRKISYISAFRPVIKDAESIAKLYGNRDAYSGAHTGHLSPDFVSESSSYRSVSPCVDSGEDPDIDVESNRLPEDEESIQLSVDDRSQSPVGEIALSSHNGHRNTPQPDDEQTSFSETAISDQKQNKLAAKKNDATVYHVYSHEKEGASLQSTLPCSDSKLPRNAAESNDSHTPHNSTKDECEPQKSRAGEISVGKDNSNDSALRSAENRFHFFEKDIENMAKEELQKQLLEQVELRKKLEREFQSLKGSNEEGTVLSRGDGPAAADCKSSRRSSPFLLQNAHSTTLHRDLHLQATPFTTLTYSCIPGRHCSTAENFKNPIKEYHIRTMFGRFF; this is encoded by the exons ATGGAGTCAATACCCGGTCAGCTGTCTACAGGACGAGATGCCTGTTCTTCCCCCAACTCAAAGCAAGAACTGCAGCCTTATTCTGGAAGCAGTTCGCTAAAGCCAAATCAAGTGAGTGAAACTGTGCTGTATGGAGTCCCCATCGTCTCTTTGGTCATAGACGGTCAGGAAAGATTGTGTCTGGCGCAGATCTCCAACACTTTATTGAAGAGCTATAGCTACAATGAAATTCACAACAGACGCGTGGCTCTTGGAATTACCTGTGTACAGTGCACACCTGTGCAGCTGGAGATCCTGAGACGCGCGGGTGCCATGCCCATCTCCTCGCGTCGCTGTGGCATGATCACCAAACGCGAGGCCGAGCGCCTGTGCAAATCTTTCCTCGGAGCTCACAATCCTCCTAAATTACCCGAGAATTTTGCATTTGATGTTACGCACGAGTGCGCCTGGGGATGCAGAGGAAGCTTCATTCCAGCGAGGTACAACAGCTCCAGGGCGAAATGCATTAAGTGCACTTATTGCAATATGTATTTTTCGCCCAACAAATTTATATTTCATTCTCACCGCACACCCGAGTCTAAATACACACAGCCGGACGCAGCAAATTTTAATTCGTGGAGACGCCACCTAAAACTGACCGAAAAATCCATGTCTGATGACATTTGTCACGCGTGGGAGGATGTAAAGGCCATGTTCAACGGTGGGAGCCGAAAACGGGCAATGCCAGGGAGTGGATCGGAAATGTCATCCCCACTAAAACCACAGGCCTCCAGCAACATCACGCAGACCAGTTCCCCTGATATACCTCATAAAACTTTGCGCTGCGATGATGATCGTGGTGGCCTCGGCTTAACCAACAGTGTACGTAACTACCCGGTCATTCCCGTGCCCAGTAAAAGTTTTGGCATGCTGCAAAAAATCCCACCTCCAATTTTTCCACATCCGTATAGTTTCCCAGCATTTGGACTTTGTCAAAAGAAGGACGACGGAGTTGGTGAGCAAAATAAGACCAACGTACCTGGTGTGTTTTGGCCCGGGGCGAAGGACGGTCTCTATCCACCGTTTCCCATGTTTTGGCCCACTACAGCTAGTCTGCCGCTGTCATCCTACCAACCAGCACAACCAAAACCACACACTGAGCTCATAGGTGGGCGACAAACTGAAACGGAGATTTCAGAGAGCGAACGAGGTGGTAACACATCTAGAGACAGTCTGTTTGACAGCGAGCGTTGCTCCAGCTCACAGTCACTCAGAAACGACGAAGACAAATCTGGGGACGAGGCCAGGTCAACTGAGGGTCAACCAACCACCCCCAGAAAGATCAGCTATATTTCTGCTTTCAGGCCAGTGATTAAAGATGCAGAGAGTATAGCCAAGCTCTACGGAAACAGGGACGCGTATAGCGGAGCCCATACGGGCCATTTGTCACCAGACTTTGTAAGTGAGAGCTCCAGCTACAGATCTGTCTCTCCGTGTGTGGACAGTGGGGAAGATCCAGACATCGACGTCGAGTCCAATAGATTGCCAGAAGATGAGGAGTCTATTCAACTTTCCGTGGATGATCGTAGTCAAAGTCCCGTAGGGGAAATCGCTTTGAGCAGTCACAACGGGCACAGAAACACACCACAGCCAGACGATGAGCAAACCAGTTTCAGTGAAACAGCCATCTCTGATCAGAAGCAGAACAAGCTGGCTGCAAAGAAAAACGATGCCACTGTTTATCAT GTGTACTCTCATGAAAAGGAGGGCGCGTCTCTTCAGAGCACATTGCCTTGTTCAGATTCTAAACTTCCACGCAACGCAGCTGAATCAAacg ATTCACACACCCCACACAACAGTACAAAGGACGAATGTGAACCGCAAAAATCACGTGCAGGGGAAATTAGCGTTGGCAAAGATAACTCAA ACGACTCTGCATTGAGAAGTGCTGAAAACAGATTTCATTTTTTCGAGAAAGACATCGAGAATATGGCGAAAG AGGAGCTCCAAAAGCAGCTCTTGGAGCAAGTGGAgctaagaaaaaaactggaacGGGAATTTCAAAGTTTAAAAG GATCAAATGAAGAGGGAACTGTCTTATCGAGAGGAGATGGTCCAGCAGCTGCAGATTGTAAGAG CTCACGACGCTCTTCACCATTTCTCCTGCAAAATGCTCACTCCACGACACTGCACAGGGACCTGCACCTTCAAGCCACCCCTTTTACCACCTTAACTTACAGCTGTATCCCGGGAAGGCATTGCAGTACAGCTGAAAACTTTAAAAATCCCATAAAGGAATATCACATTCGCACTATGTTTGGGAGGTTCTTTTAA
- the skor1a gene encoding SKI family transcriptional corepressor 1a isoform X3, with amino-acid sequence MESIPGQLSTGRDACSSPNSKQELQPYSGSSSLKPNQVSETVLYGVPIVSLVIDGQERLCLAQISNTLLKSYSYNEIHNRRVALGITCVQCTPVQLEILRRAGAMPISSRRCGMITKREAERLCKSFLGAHNPPKLPENFAFDVTHECAWGCRGSFIPARYNSSRAKCIKCTYCNMYFSPNKFIFHSHRTPESKYTQPDAANFNSWRRHLKLTEKSMSDDICHAWEDVKAMFNGGSRKRAMPGSGSEMSSPLKPQASSNITQTSSPDIPHKTLRCDDDRGGLGLTNSVRNYPVIPVPSKSFGMLQKIPPPIFPHPYSFPAFGLCQKKDDGVGEQNKTNVPGVFWPGAKDGLYPPFPMFWPTTASLPLSSYQPAQPKPHTELIGGRQTETEISESERGGNTSRDSLFDSERCSSSQSLRNDEDKSGDEARSTEGQPTTPRKISYISAFRPVIKDAESIAKLYGNRDAYSGAHTGHLSPDFVSESSSYRSVSPCVDSGEDPDIDVESNRLPEDEESIQLSVDDRSQSPVGEIALSSHNGHRNTPQPDDEQTSFSETAISDQKQNKLAAKKNDATVYHVYSHEKEGASLQSTLPCSDSKLPRNAAESNDSHTPHNSTKDECEPQKSRAGEISVGKDNSNDSALRSAENRFHFFEKDIENMAKEELQKQLLEQVELRKKLEREFQSLKDNFQDQMKRELSYREEMVQQLQILTTLFTISPAKCSLHDTAQGPAPSSHPFYHLNLQLYPGKALQYS; translated from the exons ATGGAGTCAATACCCGGTCAGCTGTCTACAGGACGAGATGCCTGTTCTTCCCCCAACTCAAAGCAAGAACTGCAGCCTTATTCTGGAAGCAGTTCGCTAAAGCCAAATCAAGTGAGTGAAACTGTGCTGTATGGAGTCCCCATCGTCTCTTTGGTCATAGACGGTCAGGAAAGATTGTGTCTGGCGCAGATCTCCAACACTTTATTGAAGAGCTATAGCTACAATGAAATTCACAACAGACGCGTGGCTCTTGGAATTACCTGTGTACAGTGCACACCTGTGCAGCTGGAGATCCTGAGACGCGCGGGTGCCATGCCCATCTCCTCGCGTCGCTGTGGCATGATCACCAAACGCGAGGCCGAGCGCCTGTGCAAATCTTTCCTCGGAGCTCACAATCCTCCTAAATTACCCGAGAATTTTGCATTTGATGTTACGCACGAGTGCGCCTGGGGATGCAGAGGAAGCTTCATTCCAGCGAGGTACAACAGCTCCAGGGCGAAATGCATTAAGTGCACTTATTGCAATATGTATTTTTCGCCCAACAAATTTATATTTCATTCTCACCGCACACCCGAGTCTAAATACACACAGCCGGACGCAGCAAATTTTAATTCGTGGAGACGCCACCTAAAACTGACCGAAAAATCCATGTCTGATGACATTTGTCACGCGTGGGAGGATGTAAAGGCCATGTTCAACGGTGGGAGCCGAAAACGGGCAATGCCAGGGAGTGGATCGGAAATGTCATCCCCACTAAAACCACAGGCCTCCAGCAACATCACGCAGACCAGTTCCCCTGATATACCTCATAAAACTTTGCGCTGCGATGATGATCGTGGTGGCCTCGGCTTAACCAACAGTGTACGTAACTACCCGGTCATTCCCGTGCCCAGTAAAAGTTTTGGCATGCTGCAAAAAATCCCACCTCCAATTTTTCCACATCCGTATAGTTTCCCAGCATTTGGACTTTGTCAAAAGAAGGACGACGGAGTTGGTGAGCAAAATAAGACCAACGTACCTGGTGTGTTTTGGCCCGGGGCGAAGGACGGTCTCTATCCACCGTTTCCCATGTTTTGGCCCACTACAGCTAGTCTGCCGCTGTCATCCTACCAACCAGCACAACCAAAACCACACACTGAGCTCATAGGTGGGCGACAAACTGAAACGGAGATTTCAGAGAGCGAACGAGGTGGTAACACATCTAGAGACAGTCTGTTTGACAGCGAGCGTTGCTCCAGCTCACAGTCACTCAGAAACGACGAAGACAAATCTGGGGACGAGGCCAGGTCAACTGAGGGTCAACCAACCACCCCCAGAAAGATCAGCTATATTTCTGCTTTCAGGCCAGTGATTAAAGATGCAGAGAGTATAGCCAAGCTCTACGGAAACAGGGACGCGTATAGCGGAGCCCATACGGGCCATTTGTCACCAGACTTTGTAAGTGAGAGCTCCAGCTACAGATCTGTCTCTCCGTGTGTGGACAGTGGGGAAGATCCAGACATCGACGTCGAGTCCAATAGATTGCCAGAAGATGAGGAGTCTATTCAACTTTCCGTGGATGATCGTAGTCAAAGTCCCGTAGGGGAAATCGCTTTGAGCAGTCACAACGGGCACAGAAACACACCACAGCCAGACGATGAGCAAACCAGTTTCAGTGAAACAGCCATCTCTGATCAGAAGCAGAACAAGCTGGCTGCAAAGAAAAACGATGCCACTGTTTATCAT GTGTACTCTCATGAAAAGGAGGGCGCGTCTCTTCAGAGCACATTGCCTTGTTCAGATTCTAAACTTCCACGCAACGCAGCTGAATCAAacg ATTCACACACCCCACACAACAGTACAAAGGACGAATGTGAACCGCAAAAATCACGTGCAGGGGAAATTAGCGTTGGCAAAGATAACTCAA ACGACTCTGCATTGAGAAGTGCTGAAAACAGATTTCATTTTTTCGAGAAAGACATCGAGAATATGGCGAAAG AGGAGCTCCAAAAGCAGCTCTTGGAGCAAGTGGAgctaagaaaaaaactggaacGGGAATTTCAAAGTTTAAAAG ATAATTTTCAGGATCAAATGAAGAGGGAACTGTCTTATCGAGAGGAGATGGTCCAGCAGCTGCAGATT CTCACGACGCTCTTCACCATTTCTCCTGCAAAATGCTCACTCCACGACACTGCACAGGGACCTGCACCTTCAAGCCACCCCTTTTACCACCTTAACTTACAGCTGTATCCCGGGAAGGCATTGCAGTACAGCTGA